The following proteins are co-located in the Nitrospira sp. genome:
- a CDS encoding S26 family signal peptidase, with protein MEKLSGSPRGGEQASLSGAKMVSNADHTGRKSIVREYAEAIIVAMLLAFAIRVFVVQAFKIPSGSMIPTLL; from the coding sequence GTGGAGAAGCTGTCAGGTTCCCCTCGGGGAGGAGAGCAGGCCTCGCTTTCCGGAGCTAAGATGGTCAGCAACGCGGATCACACAGGGCGCAAGTCCATCGTCCGGGAGTATGCGGAGGCGATCATCGTGGCCATGCTGTTGGCGTTTGCCATCCGCGTGTTCGTCGTGCAGGCATTTAAGATTCCATCAGGGTCGATGATTCCCACCTTGCTGA